From Pseudomonas sp. stari2, a single genomic window includes:
- a CDS encoding catalase family protein, translating to MLARFWLWLGRLLGKTLLILLVIGLVSWALTTAWFAWQHRGPVSALEQIPDGEAAMTQDVIQTAVRIVDQHRESTRYLRDAHAKAHGCVKADVQVLPDLAQELRQGVFSEPGRLWKATMRLSNGNAYPQFDSIRDARGMAIKLHGVPGKQLLGDRQGLHEQDFVMFSHPNFFVSDVAEYRQNVAAQAEGKKVMAFFPGWDPRGWQIRHLFIALATLSPPPESPTRTTYFSVSTYKFGEANAKFRVMPDPDNCPAYTLPKQNQDLPNFLRNALNQQLSTDRVPACFVLQIQRQDANKYMPIEDTSIEWREQDSPFQTVAKITLPPQDFDTPALNLQCDDLSFNPWFGIEAHRPIGGINRLRKAVYEAVSDYRHSRNASQ from the coding sequence ATGCTGGCGCGTTTCTGGCTTTGGCTGGGACGGTTACTGGGCAAAACCCTGCTGATTCTGCTGGTGATCGGCCTGGTCAGCTGGGCCCTGACGACCGCGTGGTTCGCCTGGCAGCACCGTGGCCCGGTGTCGGCGCTGGAGCAGATTCCGGACGGCGAAGCCGCCATGACACAGGACGTGATCCAGACCGCCGTGCGTATCGTCGATCAGCACCGCGAAAGCACCCGCTACCTGCGCGATGCCCATGCCAAGGCCCATGGCTGCGTGAAGGCCGACGTGCAGGTATTGCCGGATCTGGCTCAGGAATTGCGCCAGGGCGTTTTCAGCGAACCGGGCAGGCTGTGGAAAGCGACGATGCGCCTGTCCAACGGCAACGCCTATCCGCAGTTCGACAGCATCCGTGATGCCCGTGGCATGGCAATCAAATTGCACGGTGTACCGGGCAAACAGTTGCTGGGTGACCGTCAGGGACTGCACGAACAGGATTTCGTGATGTTCAGCCATCCGAATTTCTTCGTCAGCGATGTCGCTGAATATCGTCAGAATGTGGCGGCGCAGGCTGAGGGCAAGAAGGTCATGGCTTTCTTTCCGGGCTGGGACCCGCGTGGCTGGCAGATCAGGCATCTGTTCATTGCACTGGCAACTCTGTCGCCACCGCCGGAGAGTCCGACACGTACGACCTACTTTTCGGTTTCGACCTACAAATTTGGTGAGGCCAATGCGAAGTTTCGGGTGATGCCGGATCCGGACAACTGCCCGGCGTACACGCTGCCGAAGCAAAATCAGGATCTGCCGAATTTCTTGCGCAATGCGCTGAATCAGCAACTGTCCACGGACCGGGTACCCGCGTGTTTTGTGTTGCAGATACAACGCCAGGACGCGAACAAATACATGCCGATCGAAGACACCAGCATCGAATGGCGCGAACAGGACAGTCCATTTCAGACCGTAGCCAAAATCACCCTGCCCCCGCAGGACTTCGACACCCCGGCGCTAAATCTGCAATGCGACGACCTGTCGTTCAATCCGTGGTTCGGCATCGAGGCCCACCGCCCGATTGGCGGGATCAATCGCCTGCGCAAAGCAGTGTATGAAGCGGTGAGCGACTACCGGCACAGCCGCAACGCCAGCCAGTAA
- a CDS encoding di-heme-cytochrome C peroxidase produces the protein MRLLYRVLTLIVVLLGLVLAVVLYYVANPRLPFPAPAKQVHYLNQWTEQERQTYYFTPQGTQVKGLRYEWFQALELPFSQQRFASPEYLARFGFLIDPQQKATPDNPGNLPVGFARHQNPGSAEQYLDITCAACHTGELHFNGQAVRIDGGSAQHVLPSSVPTLRGGSFGQALVASLTSTYYNPWKFERFARTVLGEDYDARHDQLRKDFKDSLNTFIKVAWNDTHRGLYPTEEGPGRTDAFGRIANATFGDAISASNYRVANAPVDYPQLWDMWTFDWVQWNGSAQQPMARNIGEALGVGATLNFFDANGQPLQGDDRYASSVRVRDLHKIEETLQKLRPPAWPEEVLGVVDKPLAAKGRALFAENCAGCHVPRQTQESERWVQHLHMLPVDVIGTDPNAANNIANHRFDLTALQWNPAELEQMDVKLHPTPKEPLDLSQLSVAKGLAYVTAFVENRAYREAGVTAAEKPQLDGFGLPIGVREKVAYKARPLAGVWATAPFLHNGSVPSLYQLLSPQDERATTFYKGTFEYDPRHLGYRTEAFTNGFLFDTRITGNHNSGHEFRAGERGNGVIGRLLQPEERWALLEYLKVLGGPLEAQLP, from the coding sequence TTGCGCCTCTTATACCGTGTGTTGACGCTGATCGTGGTGCTGCTGGGGCTGGTTCTGGCAGTGGTTCTTTACTATGTCGCCAATCCCAGATTGCCCTTCCCCGCGCCCGCAAAACAGGTGCATTACCTGAACCAATGGACTGAGCAAGAGCGCCAGACCTACTACTTCACCCCGCAGGGGACGCAGGTCAAAGGCCTGCGTTACGAATGGTTTCAGGCGCTGGAACTGCCATTCTCGCAGCAACGCTTTGCCTCCCCGGAATACCTCGCGCGCTTCGGCTTTCTGATCGATCCGCAGCAGAAAGCCACGCCGGACAACCCGGGCAATCTGCCGGTGGGTTTCGCCCGGCACCAGAATCCCGGCAGCGCCGAGCAATATCTCGACATCACTTGCGCGGCCTGCCACACCGGTGAACTGCACTTCAATGGCCAGGCAGTACGCATCGACGGTGGCTCGGCTCAGCATGTGTTGCCTTCCAGCGTTCCTACATTGCGCGGCGGCAGTTTCGGACAGGCATTGGTCGCCAGTCTCACCTCCACTTACTACAACCCTTGGAAATTCGAACGGTTTGCCCGCACAGTTCTCGGCGAGGATTACGACGCGCGCCACGACCAACTGCGCAAAGACTTCAAAGACTCGTTGAACACCTTTATCAAAGTGGCGTGGAACGACACCCATCGCGGCCTCTACCCCACCGAAGAAGGTCCCGGCCGCACCGATGCGTTCGGGCGTATCGCCAACGCGACCTTCGGCGATGCGATCTCCGCGAGCAACTACCGCGTGGCCAACGCCCCGGTGGATTACCCGCAGCTGTGGGATATGTGGACCTTCGACTGGGTACAGTGGAACGGTTCGGCGCAGCAACCGATGGCACGCAATATCGGCGAGGCGCTGGGTGTCGGCGCCACCCTGAACTTCTTCGACGCCAACGGCCAGCCGTTGCAGGGTGATGACCGCTATGCCTCCAGCGTACGCGTACGTGATCTGCACAAGATCGAAGAAACCCTGCAAAAACTGCGACCGCCGGCATGGCCTGAAGAAGTCCTGGGCGTGGTCGACAAACCCTTGGCAGCCAAGGGGCGAGCCCTGTTCGCCGAGAATTGCGCCGGATGCCACGTACCGCGCCAGACCCAGGAAAGCGAGCGCTGGGTGCAGCACCTGCACATGCTCCCGGTGGACGTCATCGGCACCGACCCGAATGCTGCCAACAACATTGCCAATCACCGCTTCGACCTGACAGCGCTGCAATGGAACCCGGCAGAGCTTGAACAAATGGACGTTAAGTTGCATCCCACACCCAAGGAGCCGCTGGATCTCAGCCAACTGTCAGTGGCCAAGGGACTGGCTTACGTCACCGCCTTCGTGGAAAACCGTGCATACCGTGAAGCGGGCGTCACCGCCGCCGAAAAACCACAGCTCGATGGCTTCGGTCTGCCGATCGGCGTTCGCGAAAAAGTCGCCTACAAGGCGCGTCCGCTTGCCGGCGTATGGGCCACGGCCCCGTTCCTGCACAACGGCTCGGTGCCGAGCCTTTATCAGTTGCTGTCGCCTCAGGACGAGCGCGCCACCACCTTCTATAAAGGCACCTTCGAATACGACCCGCGCCATCTGGGCTACCGCACCGAAGCCTTCACCAACGGTTTCCTGTTCGACACCCGCATCACCGGCAACCACAACAGCGGCCACGAATTCCGCGCCGGCGAGCGCGGCAATGGCGTCATCGGCCGACTGCTGCAGCCTGAAGAACGTTGGGCGCTGCTCGAATACCTGAAAGTGCTGGGCGGCCCGCTGGAGGCGCAACTGCCATGA